A single window of Paenibacillus sp. DNA harbors:
- a CDS encoding IS3 family transposase — MAEYILYYNTERFQKKLGDRSPVEYRETIAA; from the coding sequence ATTGCTGAGTACATCTTGTACTACAACACCGAACGTTTTCAGAAAAAACTCGGCGACCGCTCCCCAGTCGAATACAGGGAAACGATCGCCGCTTAA